The following coding sequences are from one Culicoidibacter larvae window:
- a CDS encoding FAD-dependent oxidoreductase: MKVVVIGCTHAGTAAILNIKANHADAQITVYERNDNISFLSCGIALYVGGVVEDPQGLFYSSPEQLAELGVVTNMEHDVLHVDVEAKTVEVKDLKTGEVSIDTFDKLVVTTGSWPVTIDVEGKDLENILFCKNYNHAKAIIEAAKHVESVAVVGGGYIGIELVEAFAQQGKKVTLIDRAPMIMAKYFDKEFLEPVEKTLVDHGIKLALCENVVRFEGENGNVKTVVTDKGSYDADLVISCVGFKPNTGLLKGQVKMLANGAIIVDDYMRTSNPDVFAAGDSCIVHYNPTGGFEYIPLATNAVRMGTLVGRNLVEPTTKYIGTQSTSGIKVYEHNMAATGLTEENAHCYGMDVKTSTLVDSYRPEFMPTHEQLMIKLVYDAKTRVILGGQISSAIDLTPVINTLSVCIQKKVTVDELAFIDFFFQPHYNKPWNFLNTVAMQAE, encoded by the coding sequence ATGAAAGTCGTTGTTATAGGTTGTACACATGCAGGAACTGCTGCAATATTAAATATAAAGGCAAATCATGCAGATGCGCAAATTACTGTTTATGAACGTAATGATAATATTTCATTCTTATCTTGCGGTATTGCGTTATATGTTGGTGGTGTAGTAGAAGATCCCCAAGGATTATTCTATAGTTCACCGGAACAATTAGCGGAATTAGGGGTCGTGACTAACATGGAACATGATGTTCTTCATGTTGATGTTGAAGCGAAAACCGTTGAAGTAAAAGATTTAAAAACCGGCGAAGTGTCAATTGATACATTTGATAAACTGGTGGTAACAACTGGTTCTTGGCCAGTAACGATTGATGTTGAAGGGAAGGATTTGGAAAATATCCTTTTCTGTAAAAACTACAATCATGCCAAAGCAATTATTGAAGCTGCCAAACATGTTGAAAGTGTAGCAGTAGTTGGTGGCGGATACATTGGTATTGAACTTGTTGAAGCATTTGCGCAACAAGGTAAAAAAGTAACTTTAATTGACCGCGCACCAATGATTATGGCTAAATACTTCGATAAAGAATTCTTAGAGCCAGTTGAGAAAACGTTAGTTGATCATGGCATCAAGTTAGCTTTATGCGAAAATGTTGTTCGCTTTGAGGGCGAAAACGGAAACGTAAAAACCGTTGTCACTGACAAAGGTTCTTACGATGCAGATTTAGTAATCAGTTGCGTTGGTTTCAAACCAAATACCGGACTTTTAAAAGGACAAGTAAAAATGCTCGCAAACGGCGCAATCATCGTTGATGATTATATGCGTACCAGCAATCCTGACGTATTTGCTGCCGGCGATAGCTGCATTGTTCACTATAATCCAACCGGTGGTTTTGAATATATTCCACTGGCAACTAACGCTGTGCGTATGGGAACACTTGTTGGTCGTAATTTAGTTGAACCAACAACTAAATATATCGGTACTCAATCAACTTCAGGAATCAAAGTTTACGAACATAATATGGCAGCAACCGGATTAACTGAAGAAAATGCTCATTGTTATGGTATGGATGTGAAAACTTCAACATTAGTTGATAGCTACCGTCCGGAATTTATGCCAACTCATGAACAATTGATGATTAAATTAGTGTATGATGCAAAAACTCGAGTAATCTTAGGTGGACAAATTTCGTCTGCCATTGATTTAACTCCGGTAATTAACACATTGTCTGTATGTATTCAAAAGAAAGTAACTGTTGATGAATTAGCCTTTATTGATTTCTTCTTCCAACCACATTACAACAAACCTTGGAACTTCCTGAATACTGTTGCAATGCAAGCAGAATAA
- a CDS encoding tRNA-binding protein has product MVKAEIAMTDLEKIDIRVGTIITVKDVAKSDKLVKLTVDFGSFERTILVGMKTERKEPREIEGMQALFVVNMAPRTMFGELSHGMLFDIGYPDGITPVLAVPEKPVPAGTRLG; this is encoded by the coding sequence ATGGTAAAAGCAGAAATAGCAATGACAGACTTAGAGAAAATTGATATTCGGGTTGGGACGATTATCACTGTTAAAGATGTTGCTAAGTCAGATAAATTGGTTAAGCTAACAGTTGATTTTGGCAGCTTTGAACGGACAATTCTAGTTGGTATGAAGACGGAGCGGAAAGAGCCGCGTGAAATAGAAGGTATGCAAGCGTTATTTGTCGTGAATATGGCACCAAGAACGATGTTTGGTGAACTTTCACATGGAATGCTTTTTGATATTGGCTATCCTGATGGCATAACGCCGGTACTGGCGGTACCGGAAAAGCCGGTTCCTGCCGGTACCAGACTGGGATAA
- a CDS encoding NifU family protein yields MELTRDEQIEKIKEVLNLLRPYLQRDGGDVEFVDFNDGIVQLKMLGACQGCAIADVTVYDGIERALVEEVPGVIGVETVEDDNGFDGWNF; encoded by the coding sequence ATGGAATTAACTCGTGATGAACAAATTGAAAAAATCAAAGAAGTATTGAATTTATTGCGCCCGTATTTACAACGTGATGGTGGCGATGTTGAATTTGTAGACTTTAATGATGGTATCGTACAATTGAAAATGTTAGGTGCATGTCAAGGATGTGCTATTGCTGATGTTACTGTTTATGATGGTATTGAACGGGCATTGGTAGAAGAAGTGCCGGGTGTTATCGGTGTTGAAACTGTTGAGGATGATAATGGTTTTGATGGCTGGAACTTCTAA
- the pepT gene encoding peptidase T, with translation MQSVTERFLEYVKIYTTSDPENTKTPSTQRQFDLAHLLCEQLQAMGIENANVDAHGYVMAKILSNSKKDLPAVGFIAHMDTSPDCSGENVRPQIIENYDGSTIKLNDEYQLSPQDFPDLLKYVGQTLITTDGTTLLGADDKAGIAEIMAAAEFLMSHPEIEHGDVCIGFTPDEEIGRGVVKFDVERFGAEFAYTMDGGKIGELQYENFNAGSLKVKVHGRLVHPGDAKDAMINASEIAMEFHSMLPTLERPEYTEGYQGFYHLHTMSGEVEYAELNYIIRDHSRELFEDKKQRAEQIAEFLNKQHPGAKVIVELSDSYYNMKEQVEPVFHIVELAEQAMKSVGVTPLIEPIRGGTDGSNLSYMGLPCPNIFAGGHNFHGRFEFVPVASMEKAVEVIVAIVQLVGQK, from the coding sequence ATGCAATCAGTTACTGAACGTTTTTTAGAGTATGTTAAAATTTATACGACTTCTGATCCTGAAAATACTAAAACCCCAAGTACGCAGCGACAATTTGATCTTGCTCACTTATTATGTGAGCAGTTGCAAGCTATGGGTATTGAGAATGCCAATGTTGACGCACATGGATATGTGATGGCAAAAATCCTGAGCAATTCGAAAAAGGATTTGCCGGCAGTTGGATTCATTGCTCACATGGATACTTCACCGGATTGCAGCGGTGAAAATGTTCGGCCGCAGATTATTGAAAATTATGATGGTTCAACTATTAAGTTGAATGATGAATATCAATTGTCGCCACAGGACTTCCCGGATTTATTAAAGTATGTAGGGCAAACTCTGATTACGACTGATGGCACAACTTTGCTAGGCGCTGATGATAAAGCTGGAATCGCTGAAATTATGGCTGCTGCTGAATTTTTGATGAGTCATCCGGAGATTGAACATGGTGATGTTTGCATAGGATTTACTCCTGATGAAGAGATTGGTCGCGGGGTAGTTAAGTTTGATGTGGAACGTTTTGGTGCTGAATTTGCTTACACTATGGACGGTGGAAAAATTGGCGAATTACAATATGAAAACTTTAATGCCGGCAGTCTCAAAGTAAAAGTGCACGGCCGCTTGGTGCATCCTGGCGATGCCAAGGATGCAATGATTAATGCCAGCGAAATTGCTATGGAATTCCATAGCATGCTGCCGACACTTGAACGCCCGGAATATACTGAGGGATATCAAGGTTTCTATCACCTGCATACAATGAGCGGTGAGGTTGAATATGCTGAACTCAATTATATTATTCGTGATCACAGCCGTGAATTATTTGAGGATAAAAAACAACGCGCTGAACAAATTGCTGAATTTTTAAATAAACAGCATCCTGGAGCGAAGGTAATCGTTGAATTAAGCGATAGTTATTACAATATGAAAGAACAAGTTGAACCTGTATTCCATATTGTCGAGCTGGCGGAGCAAGCAATGAAATCAGTTGGCGTAACCCCACTGATTGAACCAATTCGCGGTGGTACTGATGGCTCAAACCTATCATATATGGGATTGCCATGCCCGAACATTTTTGCCGGCGGGCATAATTTCCATGGCCGTTTCGAGTTTGTGCCGGTTGCTTCGATGGAAAAAGCCGTTGAAGTGATTGTTGCAATTGTGCAATTAGTTGGACAAAAATAA
- the bcp gene encoding thioredoxin-dependent thiol peroxidase: protein MLTVGMQAPNFSLEDTDGNQIQLSDFKGKTVVVYFYPKNNTPGCTLEAQQFRNHLADFKAKNAVVLGITIDTLKRSCNFSDKNELNFPILTDTDGSVCKEYGVWQLKKNYGREYYGIVRTTCIIDANGIITQLFENVRVKNHVEEVLAAL, encoded by the coding sequence ATGTTAACAGTAGGTATGCAAGCACCAAATTTCTCGCTTGAGGATACTGATGGCAATCAGATTCAATTAAGTGATTTCAAAGGAAAAACTGTTGTTGTTTATTTCTATCCTAAAAATAATACACCAGGCTGTACTTTAGAAGCCCAGCAATTCCGTAATCACCTTGCTGACTTCAAGGCTAAAAATGCAGTTGTCTTAGGAATTACGATTGACACTTTGAAACGCTCATGCAATTTCAGTGATAAAAATGAATTGAACTTTCCGATCCTGACTGATACTGATGGCAGTGTCTGTAAGGAATATGGGGTTTGGCAACTTAAAAAAAATTATGGTCGTGAATACTACGGCATTGTCCGTACTACCTGTATAATTGATGCTAATGGCATTATCACTCAGCTCTTTGAAAACGTTCGGGTTAAAAACCACGTTGAGGAAGTACTGGCAGCACTTTAA
- the clpB gene encoding ATP-dependent chaperone ClpB produces MNPQQFTFKLQEAFVEAEATAKSYKHSQIETIHLIYVLLTASDSLFGRILELMRIDRASVIKGIEAILEKMPTVNEVPVQLPPSRELIDVLQRSQNIMKKMDDEYISVEHVLLAVTENPEPKLKPVWQTFGITKDKLSETITTIRGSQHVSSQDPESTYEVLEKYGRNLVEDVRSGKIDPVIGRDEEIRRVIRILSRKTKNNPVLIGEPGVGKTAIVEGLAQRIVRQDVPEGLKEKTIFELDMGALIAGAKFRGEFEERLKAVLNEVKKSDGKIILFIDEIHTLVGAGKTEGAMDAGNLLKPMLARGELHCIGATTLGEYQKYVEKDPALERRFQKVLVEEPTIEDTISILRGLKERFEIHHGVRIHDNAIVAAATLSNRYISDRFLPDKAIDLIDEACATIRTEIDSMPAELDELTRRVRQLEIEETSLKQESDKGSKLRLEDLQKELADLKEKETVMRAQWEKEKASIGGVQKLKEQLDNARREFELAQTNSDFEAAARLQYGVIPDLEKQIDEAENETVSVGSSENKLLTEAVTEEEVAEIVSRWTHIPVTKLVQGERSRLMNLESILAERVVGQDEALQKVSDAIIRARAGIKDPKRPIGSFMFLGPTGVGKTEVARALAENLFDSEDQMIRIDMSEYMERHSVARLVGAPPGYVGYDEGGQLTEAVRQKPYSIVLLDEIEKAHPDVFNILLQVLDDGRITDSKGRTVDFKNTIIIMTSNLGSEYLLEEGNTAAAEEKVQTLLHAHFRPEFLNRVDDIVIFAPLGEALVEQIVQKFVADIGERLAEQHITIELTDAALKQIATDGFEPQFGARPLKRYIQKHVETVVAKAIISGIVLPNSLVTVDYKDGQFITETRY; encoded by the coding sequence ATGAATCCACAACAATTTACATTTAAGTTGCAGGAGGCTTTCGTTGAGGCGGAAGCAACTGCGAAGTCATATAAGCATAGTCAGATTGAAACTATTCATTTGATTTATGTATTGCTGACTGCCAGCGATTCGTTGTTTGGCAGAATTTTAGAGCTGATGCGTATTGATCGCGCCAGTGTTATTAAAGGTATTGAGGCAATCTTGGAAAAGATGCCGACAGTGAACGAAGTGCCGGTGCAATTACCACCGAGTCGTGAGTTGATTGATGTATTGCAACGTTCACAAAATATTATGAAGAAAATGGACGATGAATATATTTCAGTTGAGCATGTCTTATTAGCGGTTACCGAAAATCCTGAACCAAAGTTGAAACCGGTTTGGCAAACATTCGGTATTACTAAAGATAAACTGAGTGAAACGATTACTACGATTCGCGGTTCTCAACATGTGTCATCACAAGATCCGGAAAGTACTTATGAAGTGCTGGAGAAATATGGTCGTAATCTGGTTGAAGATGTGCGCAGCGGTAAGATTGATCCGGTTATCGGTCGTGACGAAGAGATTCGCCGGGTGATTCGGATTCTTTCGCGGAAAACTAAGAACAACCCCGTGCTCATTGGTGAGCCCGGCGTTGGGAAAACTGCTATCGTTGAAGGTTTGGCGCAACGGATCGTTCGTCAGGACGTTCCCGAAGGCTTAAAAGAGAAAACCATTTTTGAACTTGATATGGGTGCTTTGATTGCCGGGGCAAAATTCCGCGGTGAATTTGAAGAGCGCTTAAAAGCAGTGCTGAACGAAGTGAAGAAAAGTGACGGTAAGATTATTTTATTCATCGATGAGATTCATACATTAGTTGGTGCCGGAAAAACTGAGGGTGCTATGGATGCCGGTAACTTATTGAAACCGATGCTTGCTCGTGGGGAGTTGCATTGTATTGGTGCGACGACGCTTGGCGAGTACCAAAAGTATGTTGAGAAAGACCCGGCTTTGGAACGACGTTTCCAAAAAGTATTGGTTGAAGAACCGACTATCGAAGATACAATTTCAATTCTTCGTGGATTGAAAGAACGTTTTGAGATTCACCATGGAGTTAGAATTCATGATAATGCTATTGTGGCTGCGGCGACGTTATCAAATCGTTACATCAGCGATCGTTTTTTACCGGATAAAGCCATTGACTTAATTGACGAAGCTTGTGCTACGATTCGGACTGAGATTGATTCAATGCCGGCCGAGCTTGACGAGTTAACTCGGCGGGTTCGGCAACTCGAGATTGAGGAAACTTCTTTAAAACAAGAGAGCGATAAAGGTTCTAAGTTGCGGTTGGAAGATTTGCAGAAAGAGCTTGCTGACTTGAAAGAGAAGGAAACCGTGATGCGGGCGCAATGGGAAAAAGAAAAAGCTTCGATTGGCGGCGTGCAAAAATTAAAAGAGCAATTGGATAATGCTCGGCGTGAGTTTGAATTAGCACAGACTAACTCAGATTTTGAGGCTGCAGCACGTTTACAATATGGGGTTATTCCTGATTTGGAGAAACAAATTGATGAAGCGGAAAATGAAACTGTGAGTGTTGGAAGTTCAGAAAATAAATTGCTGACTGAGGCAGTTACTGAAGAAGAAGTTGCTGAAATTGTTTCACGCTGGACCCATATTCCAGTGACTAAGCTGGTGCAAGGTGAACGTTCAAGATTGATGAATCTTGAAAGTATTTTGGCAGAGCGGGTAGTTGGGCAGGATGAGGCTTTGCAAAAAGTGAGTGATGCAATCATCCGTGCTCGGGCCGGAATCAAAGATCCAAAACGGCCGATTGGTTCGTTTATGTTCTTAGGGCCAACCGGGGTTGGTAAGACTGAGGTTGCCCGTGCTTTGGCAGAGAACTTGTTTGACAGTGAGGATCAGATGATTCGCATTGATATGAGTGAATATATGGAGCGACATAGTGTTGCTCGTCTGGTTGGTGCGCCTCCGGGATATGTTGGTTATGATGAAGGCGGTCAGTTGACTGAAGCAGTTCGTCAGAAACCATATAGTATTGTTTTGCTTGATGAGATTGAAAAAGCGCATCCCGATGTTTTCAATATTCTTTTGCAGGTGCTTGATGATGGTCGCATTACTGATTCAAAAGGTCGGACTGTTGACTTCAAAAATACTATTATTATTATGACTTCCAACTTGGGTTCAGAGTATTTGCTTGAAGAAGGCAATACGGCGGCAGCAGAGGAAAAAGTGCAAACTTTGTTGCATGCTCACTTCCGTCCGGAATTCTTGAACCGGGTTGATGACATTGTTATTTTTGCACCGCTTGGTGAAGCGCTAGTTGAACAAATTGTTCAGAAATTTGTTGCTGATATTGGTGAACGTTTAGCAGAACAACATATTACTATTGAATTAACTGATGCGGCGTTAAAACAGATTGCAACCGATGGCTTTGAGCCACAATTTGGGGCACGGCCATTGAAACGCTATATTCAAAAACATGTGGAAACGGTAGTTGCCAAAGCAATTATCAGCGGTATTGTTTTACCAAACTCATTAGTAACGGTTGATTATAAAGATGGTCAATTTATTACTGAAACTCGATATTAA
- a CDS encoding LytTR family DNA-binding domain-containing protein, translating into MKVSIVEDANIDELSVVIKTPKVDDVTTSLHRMIEGFSLILICDDNGMQCRVAITDILYCESVDKRTFVYTNDKNYETKLPLYQIEQQFGQYGLTRISKAMVVNLNNVLKIKPLFSARALLYLCNDETVEVSRQYFRSLKNKLSLGGKKR; encoded by the coding sequence ATGAAAGTAAGTATTGTTGAAGATGCAAATATTGATGAATTGAGTGTAGTTATTAAGACGCCAAAAGTGGATGATGTGACAACTTCGCTTCACCGGATGATTGAAGGATTTAGTTTGATACTGATTTGTGATGATAATGGCATGCAATGTCGGGTTGCCATTACCGATATTTTGTATTGTGAGTCAGTAGATAAACGAACTTTTGTTTATACTAATGATAAAAATTATGAAACGAAATTACCATTGTACCAAATTGAACAACAGTTTGGACAGTATGGCTTAACAAGAATTTCTAAAGCAATGGTGGTTAATTTAAATAATGTGCTCAAGATTAAACCGTTGTTTTCGGCACGGGCGCTTTTATATTTATGTAATGATGAAACAGTTGAGGTTTCACGACAATATTTCCGCAGTTTAAAAAACAAATTAAGTTTAGGAGGAAAAAAGCGATGA
- a CDS encoding glucose-6-phosphate isomerase gives MALKLNTNFVAPFMNDAELDNLGVFIPTVHNMIHEKTGAGNDFLGWVDLPENYDKEEFARIQSAAKKIQSDSEYLIVIGIGGSYLGARAAIELLCSSFHNLTAKTKIIFAGNHMSPGYINDLVDLVKGKDWSINVISKSGTTTEPALAFRIFKKMLEEQYGKDGASKRIYATTDRSKGALKTVADAEGYETFVVPDDVGGRFSVLTAVGLLPIAAAGVDIAAIMEGAAAGRAAYTKADWKENDAYKYALVRNCLYNKGRSIEMLINYEPSMMYFGEWWKQLFGESEGKDNKGIFPTSANFSTDLHSLGQYIQEGRRDLFETVLHVKTPNVDVTIESDKDDLDGLNFIAGKTIDYANQKAFEGTVLAHVDGDVPNMVVEVDKIDPYHFGLLVYFFETACAVSGYLIGVNPFDQPGVEAYKKNMFALLGKPGFESLKAELEAKLNK, from the coding sequence ATGGCTCTAAAACTGAACACTAATTTTGTTGCACCATTCATGAATGATGCAGAACTTGATAATTTAGGTGTATTTATTCCTACTGTTCATAACATGATTCACGAAAAAACCGGTGCCGGGAATGATTTTCTTGGTTGGGTTGATTTACCGGAAAATTATGATAAAGAAGAGTTTGCCCGCATTCAAAGCGCGGCTAAAAAAATTCAATCTGATTCAGAATATCTGATTGTTATTGGTATTGGCGGTTCATATCTCGGTGCTCGCGCCGCAATTGAATTGCTTTGCAGCTCATTCCATAATTTAACGGCAAAAACAAAAATTATTTTTGCCGGAAATCATATGAGTCCGGGATACATCAATGACCTGGTTGATTTAGTAAAAGGGAAAGATTGGTCAATTAATGTTATTTCTAAATCAGGAACAACTACAGAACCAGCTTTAGCGTTCCGTATTTTCAAAAAAATGCTTGAAGAACAGTACGGTAAAGATGGTGCCAGCAAACGTATCTACGCAACAACCGACCGTTCAAAGGGTGCTTTAAAAACTGTTGCTGATGCTGAGGGTTACGAAACATTTGTTGTTCCCGATGATGTTGGCGGTCGCTTCTCGGTGTTAACTGCAGTTGGTCTGTTACCAATCGCAGCAGCCGGAGTTGACATTGCCGCTATCATGGAAGGCGCTGCTGCCGGACGTGCTGCATACACCAAAGCAGACTGGAAAGAAAATGATGCTTATAAATATGCGTTAGTGCGTAACTGCCTTTACAATAAAGGGCGTTCAATTGAAATGCTGATTAACTACGAACCATCAATGATGTATTTCGGTGAATGGTGGAAACAATTATTCGGTGAGTCAGAAGGAAAAGATAACAAAGGTATCTTCCCTACCAGCGCAAACTTCTCAACAGACTTACATTCACTTGGCCAATACATTCAAGAAGGACGCCGTGATCTATTTGAAACTGTGCTCCATGTTAAAACACCAAATGTTGATGTAACAATTGAAAGTGACAAAGATGATCTTGACGGCTTAAACTTTATTGCCGGTAAAACAATCGACTATGCAAACCAAAAAGCATTTGAAGGAACTGTCCTTGCTCATGTTGATGGTGATGTACCAAATATGGTTGTTGAAGTTGACAAAATTGATCCATATCACTTTGGCTTGCTGGTTTACTTCTTCGAAACTGCTTGTGCGGTAAGCGGCTACCTAATCGGGGTCAATCCATTTGACCAACCGGGTGTAGAAGCTTACAAGAAAAATATGTTTGCTTTGCTTGGCAAACCTGGTTTTGAAAGTTTAAAAGCCGAATTGGAAGCTAAACTTAATAAATAA
- a CDS encoding class I SAM-dependent methyltransferase, with translation MNIFDNIATKYDNPERIVIADLIAGKIAQYLPNNGETTGTAADVGCGTGLIGLQLANHFQQLTLIDASQKMLDIVEQKIATLALGNAKTVYSDLHKPLDNISFDVIFMSQVLLHVPDTEPFLNNIYQMLNPGGKLLIVDFDKNPAIIDDRVHNGFDQDTLHEVLKKLGFHNPTSETFYYGERNFMNQDASMFIMQAQK, from the coding sequence GTGAATATTTTTGATAACATCGCCACTAAATATGACAATCCGGAACGAATTGTCATCGCGGATCTTATTGCTGGAAAAATAGCCCAATATTTACCAAATAACGGCGAAACAACCGGTACCGCAGCCGATGTTGGCTGCGGTACTGGTCTGATTGGGTTGCAACTGGCAAATCATTTTCAACAGCTAACCCTGATTGACGCCTCTCAAAAAATGCTTGATATTGTTGAGCAAAAAATAGCTACTTTAGCATTAGGTAATGCTAAAACGGTTTACTCTGATTTGCACAAGCCGCTGGATAATATCAGTTTCGATGTCATTTTCATGTCGCAAGTACTGTTGCATGTTCCCGACACCGAGCCATTTCTAAATAACATTTACCAAATGCTAAATCCCGGCGGCAAACTGCTGATTGTTGATTTTGATAAGAATCCGGCAATTATTGATGATCGGGTTCATAATGGATTTGATCAAGATACACTTCATGAAGTTCTGAAAAAACTTGGATTTCACAATCCAACCTCAGAAACCTTTTATTATGGTGAAAGGAATTTTATGAACCAAGACGCCTCAATGTTTATTATGCAGGCACAAAAATAA
- a CDS encoding S1 RNA-binding domain-containing protein, translated as MYKKGDIIVGKVVSIVNFGALIELEDERIGLLHISKISDYFIADLNKFLTLDEYIRVRVLNCDDKRVELTIKDVPHYRNLGSAYAEDFEVLARKLPHWIKASRKPKMKPKSKGEQTNGSKTEH; from the coding sequence GTGTATAAAAAAGGTGATATTATCGTAGGTAAAGTAGTTTCGATTGTAAACTTTGGCGCGTTGATTGAATTAGAAGATGAACGAATCGGACTTTTACATATTTCTAAAATTTCAGATTATTTTATCGCCGATCTTAATAAGTTCCTGACGCTGGATGAATACATCCGGGTTCGAGTGCTTAACTGTGATGATAAACGGGTTGAATTAACAATAAAAGATGTGCCCCATTATCGCAATCTTGGTTCAGCATATGCTGAAGATTTTGAAGTGCTCGCACGTAAACTGCCACACTGGATTAAGGCCTCTAGGAAACCAAAAATGAAACCAAAATCGAAGGGAGAACAAACAAATGGCTCTAAAACTGAACACTAA
- a CDS encoding NAD(P)/FAD-dependent oxidoreductase — protein sequence MKQYDVIVIGGGPAGMYTAFYCGLRQLNTLLVESLEQLGGQLAALYPEKYVYDLPGFPKVKAIDFINGLQEQLNQVQEYVTIALAQNIQSLEKRGEHDFVIQSNSDTFYSKAVIVTAGGGSFIPQTMRIENEADYKNIQYFVRDLEQYRDRRVVIFGGGDSAVDWALMLEPIAKSVSIVHRRKDFRAKEHSVQQLKDSTVQIYIPFSPVGLNGQGDLAQEVVLRNNSTKEETTISMDDIIVNFGFSSSLGPIATWGLELTGKVIPVDTTQATSISGIFACGDICTYPGRINQVTLGLGEGLVASASVKHYIDPDAIVGAIR from the coding sequence ATGAAACAATATGATGTTATTGTCATCGGCGGCGGACCGGCGGGAATGTATACGGCCTTCTACTGTGGATTACGACAATTAAACACGCTGCTGGTTGAAAGCCTTGAACAATTAGGCGGACAACTGGCTGCGCTATACCCGGAAAAATATGTTTATGACTTACCTGGCTTTCCGAAAGTAAAGGCGATTGACTTTATTAATGGCTTGCAAGAACAGCTAAACCAAGTGCAAGAGTATGTGACTATTGCACTTGCTCAAAATATTCAAAGCTTGGAAAAGCGCGGTGAACACGACTTTGTGATTCAAAGCAATAGTGACACCTTCTATAGTAAAGCAGTTATTGTTACTGCTGGAGGCGGTTCATTCATTCCGCAGACAATGCGGATTGAAAATGAGGCTGACTACAAAAATATCCAATATTTTGTTCGCGACTTAGAACAATACCGCGACCGCCGCGTCGTTATCTTCGGCGGCGGCGACTCAGCGGTTGACTGGGCGCTTATGCTTGAACCGATTGCCAAATCGGTCAGCATTGTGCACCGCCGCAAAGATTTCCGAGCGAAAGAACATAGCGTGCAACAACTGAAGGATTCAACGGTGCAAATCTATATTCCATTCAGCCCGGTGGGACTGAATGGTCAAGGGGATTTAGCCCAAGAAGTGGTGTTGCGCAATAATAGTACCAAAGAAGAAACAACTATCAGCATGGACGACATTATTGTTAACTTTGGCTTTTCTTCAAGTTTAGGACCGATTGCTACTTGGGGACTTGAACTGACTGGTAAGGTGATTCCGGTTGATACAACTCAGGCAACATCAATTTCCGGTATTTTTGCCTGTGGTGATATATGTACTTATCCAGGACGTATCAATCAGGTGACGCTTGGACTTGGTGAAGGATTGGTTGCTTCTGCAAGTGTTAAGCATTACATTGACCCGGATGCAATTGTTGGTGCTATTCGTTAG